The proteins below are encoded in one region of Brachyspira intermedia PWS/A:
- a CDS encoding ribonucleotide-diphosphate reductase subunit beta yields the protein MKVIDIEKKPENEKIFFGDFGHYLRIDSVSHEVARKLKEASEGNTWFSKEVDYKSDKTRFSSLPEDAQRAFKLNIAYQTLMDSGVTSGFSSILNRIVTSSIWSILYARIAIEENIHAESYSYGLSEVFGHEATDTLDLVYNDEFVKHRMEKEVELFGNVDELCNLENSTATLDEKKQAVLKLLMGIYLLESVKFPFSFLVTFTINNNYDNAIAGFTKTIKLIAHDELNTHVPTGKNVMNILRKENDQGFTHLFKSGWFNDMAKAMTEFTVNEEIKWAKYLFDGYEVAGINSSVSEHFIKYWAGVRLRDLGVESQYNEKKSDIIDWFNSYRDINKQNAALQETTNTSYQKGALKNDL from the coding sequence ATGAAAGTAATAGATATAGAGAAAAAACCTGAAAATGAAAAAATATTTTTTGGAGATTTTGGGCATTATTTAAGAATAGATTCTGTAAGTCATGAAGTGGCTAGAAAATTGAAAGAAGCTAGTGAGGGAAATACTTGGTTCTCAAAAGAAGTTGATTATAAATCTGATAAAACAAGATTCTCTTCATTGCCTGAAGATGCACAAAGAGCATTTAAACTCAATATAGCATATCAAACTTTAATGGATAGCGGAGTTACATCAGGATTTTCATCAATATTAAACAGAATAGTTACAAGCTCAATATGGTCTATTTTATATGCAAGAATAGCTATAGAGGAAAATATACATGCTGAAAGTTATTCTTACGGACTTTCTGAAGTATTCGGACATGAGGCAACAGATACATTAGATTTAGTATATAATGACGAATTTGTAAAACATAGAATGGAAAAAGAGGTGGAATTATTCGGAAATGTTGATGAATTATGTAATTTAGAAAATTCTACTGCAACATTAGACGAAAAAAAGCAGGCAGTATTAAAATTGCTTATGGGAATATATTTGCTTGAAAGTGTAAAGTTTCCATTCTCTTTTCTTGTAACTTTCACAATTAACAATAATTATGACAATGCAATAGCAGGATTCACAAAGACTATTAAATTAATAGCACATGATGAATTAAATACACATGTACCTACTGGTAAAAATGTAATGAATATACTTAGAAAAGAAAATGATCAAGGTTTTACACATTTATTTAAAAGCGGTTGGTTTAATGATATGGCTAAAGCTATGACAGAATTTACTGTTAATGAAGAGATAAAATGGGCTAAATACCTTTTTGACGGATATGAGGTAGCAGGTATTAATTCTTCAGTAAGCGAACACTTTATCAAATATTGGGCAGGTGTTAGATTGAGAGATTTAGGAGTTGAATCTCAGTATAATGAGAAAAAATCAGATATTATAGACTGGTTTAACAGCTATAGAGATATAAACAAGCAGAATGCTGCGTTACAGGAAACAACTAATACATCTTATCAAAAAGGTGCTTTGAAAAACGATTTATAA
- a CDS encoding ribonucleoside-diphosphate reductase subunit alpha encodes MIELTKDKKHIIIKRDGREEPFNEEKLRKVIDWATEGKEAFTNQLLEGLNIKINDKMKIEVLYDELINTAVNMISPLYPMYDTIAEKLYLMKIYKETCGLKKIGSYPHIKNFLKKGIKYKIYDKDIIQLFTDKELDKINSMIDPNRDLLFTYKGLAIFYKKYCKNIGNKKLELPQITYMVAAMFSFYDDYYKGENKDKLEISKSERLKYIKRTYDMLSRHEITFATPRIANSMTIKAQLASCILNTPADDTWSLNQTDGNMALYSKFSGGIAYDASYIRAAGSTIQTNRGRSDGPIPFIKRVEQTISSFNQGGVRKGACVITFPWWHLDVLDLIMLKDAGGTEDTRARKLVYSIRISNIFRERVNKDGYVTLFDPKETPLLNEEYGKNFDVAYMYYESKSSIRKKKIKAKDLLFQILKVRQETGNLYLTFVDNINEQNMVNKFVGASNLCQEIVIPSYPSKLIKEKYVINEDGEYEIIQRKKSGEIGICNLVSVNLMSWVNFSPEKKKSFCYTLLRGCDNIIDTQFYPVKEGEIANKKNRPIGIGVINYANLLASNKIKYTDKEALEFTNKVFDDLYYHIYEASNILARERGPYKTFNESKWKEGLTPFHISLLNNNKKNNLNVSVDKEKWDKLAENIKNNGVRFSFHGAIAPTATSGKSVSATESIEPIVDLFFIEEGIQTLPSLVPNIKKNREYYERCWNIPAKTIIELAAVRQRYIDQSQSLNLYYVKPDSAKELWDDIQYAMDLGLKTLYYMKTPKSNFELEEVCESCT; translated from the coding sequence ATGATAGAACTTACAAAAGATAAAAAACATATAATCATTAAAAGGGACGGCAGAGAAGAGCCTTTTAATGAAGAAAAATTAAGAAAAGTTATAGATTGGGCTACTGAAGGTAAAGAGGCTTTCACTAATCAGCTTCTTGAAGGGCTTAATATTAAAATTAATGATAAAATGAAAATAGAAGTATTATATGACGAGCTTATAAATACTGCTGTTAACATGATAAGTCCTTTATACCCTATGTATGATACAATAGCAGAAAAGCTTTATTTAATGAAAATATATAAAGAAACATGCGGATTAAAAAAAATAGGTTCATATCCTCATATAAAAAATTTCTTAAAAAAAGGTATAAAATATAAAATATATGATAAGGATATAATTCAGCTTTTTACAGATAAAGAATTAGATAAAATAAATTCTATGATAGATCCTAACAGAGATTTATTATTCACATATAAAGGACTTGCAATATTCTATAAAAAATACTGTAAAAACATAGGAAACAAAAAATTAGAGCTTCCTCAAATAACATATATGGTAGCTGCTATGTTTTCATTTTATGATGATTATTATAAAGGTGAAAATAAAGATAAATTAGAAATAAGCAAATCTGAAAGACTTAAATATATAAAAAGAACTTATGATATGCTTTCAAGACATGAAATTACTTTTGCCACACCTAGAATAGCAAACAGTATGACAATAAAAGCACAATTAGCTAGCTGTATATTAAACACACCTGCTGATGATACTTGGAGCTTGAATCAGACAGACGGAAATATGGCATTATATTCAAAATTTTCAGGTGGTATAGCTTATGATGCTTCATATATAAGGGCAGCTGGTTCAACAATACAAACTAATAGAGGACGTTCTGACGGTCCTATACCTTTTATAAAAAGAGTTGAGCAAACTATATCATCATTCAATCAGGGCGGAGTTCGTAAAGGTGCATGCGTTATTACTTTTCCTTGGTGGCATTTGGATGTACTTGATTTGATTATGCTTAAAGATGCAGGCGGTACTGAAGATACTAGAGCTAGGAAATTAGTTTATTCTATTAGGATAAGTAATATATTCAGAGAAAGAGTTAATAAAGACGGATATGTAACTTTATTCGATCCTAAAGAAACTCCTCTTTTAAACGAAGAATACGGAAAAAATTTTGATGTTGCTTATATGTATTATGAAAGTAAATCTTCTATAAGAAAAAAGAAAATAAAAGCTAAAGATTTATTATTTCAAATATTAAAAGTGAGGCAGGAAACAGGAAACTTATATTTAACCTTTGTAGACAACATTAATGAACAGAATATGGTTAATAAATTTGTAGGAGCTTCAAACCTCTGTCAGGAAATAGTAATACCTTCCTACCCTTCTAAACTCATAAAAGAAAAATATGTCATTAATGAAGACGGAGAATATGAAATCATACAGAGAAAAAAAAGCGGTGAAATAGGTATATGTAATTTAGTTTCTGTAAATTTAATGTCTTGGGTAAATTTCTCACCTGAAAAGAAAAAATCATTCTGCTACACTCTTTTAAGAGGATGCGACAATATTATAGATACTCAATTCTACCCTGTTAAAGAAGGTGAAATTGCCAATAAAAAGAACAGACCTATAGGAATAGGAGTTATCAATTATGCTAATTTACTTGCTTCAAATAAAATAAAATATACTGATAAAGAAGCTTTGGAATTTACAAATAAAGTTTTCGATGATTTATATTATCATATATACGAAGCATCTAATATACTAGCAAGAGAGAGAGGACCTTATAAAACTTTCAATGAATCCAAATGGAAAGAAGGATTAACTCCATTTCATATATCATTATTAAACAACAATAAAAAGAATAATCTCAATGTAAGTGTAGATAAAGAGAAATGGGATAAACTTGCAGAAAATATAAAAAATAATGGTGTAAGATTTTCATTCCATGGAGCAATAGCCCCTACTGCTACATCAGGAAAAAGCGTATCAGCAACAGAAAGTATAGAACCTATAGTAGATTTATTCTTTATAGAAGAAGGAATACAAACACTCCCTAGCTTAGTACCTAATATCAAAAAAAATAGAGAGTACTATGAAAGATGCTGGAATATTCCTGCAAAAACTATAATAGAGCTTGCTGCTGTAAGACAGAGATATATAGATCAGTCTCAATCATTGAATTTATATTATGTAAAACCTGATTCTGCTAAAGAGCTTTGGGACGATATTCAGTATGCTATGGATTTGGGATTAAAGACTCTTTATTATATGAAAACTCCTAAATCTAATTTCGAACTTGAAGAAGTTTGCGAATCATGCACATAA
- a CDS encoding substrate-binding domain-containing protein, whose protein sequence is MKKILIFLSLISMLILISCGGGASSATDIVITGSSSVSPLMFKLAAKFEELNPDYTVTVETSDSTIGVQDTINGNNNIGMASRNLKEDELTGLDTYLLCQDGIVIIANKDSEITQISEEELYNLYMNNTAIGNITKSISREDGSGTRSAFTDLTSVGKENPLPSTVEILDGTGKVKTSVMSDASKIGYISLGSIDDTIKPLAYKAKGQNEYVSASVENIQSDTYKLYRPFYIFTKKELNLMKGLRLS, encoded by the coding sequence ATGAAAAAAATTTTGATTTTCTTAAGCCTTATAAGTATGTTAATACTTATTTCCTGCGGAGGCGGTGCTTCAAGTGCTACTGATATAGTTATAACAGGTTCCTCTTCAGTTTCTCCATTGATGTTCAAATTGGCAGCAAAATTTGAAGAGCTTAATCCTGATTATACTGTAACAGTAGAAACATCAGATTCTACTATTGGAGTTCAAGACACTATAAACGGCAACAACAATATAGGTATGGCTTCAAGAAATTTGAAAGAAGATGAGTTAACCGGCTTAGATACTTATTTATTATGTCAAGATGGTATAGTAATAATCGCTAACAAAGATTCTGAAATTACTCAGATAAGCGAAGAAGAATTATACAATCTTTATATGAATAATACAGCTATAGGCAATATAACTAAATCTATTTCAAGAGAAGACGGATCAGGTACTAGAAGTGCATTTACTGATTTAACTTCTGTAGGAAAAGAAAATCCATTACCTTCTACTGTTGAAATATTGGATGGAACAGGAAAGGTAAAAACCTCAGTTATGAGCGATGCTTCAAAAATAGGTTATATCTCTTTGGGTTCTATTGATGATACAATAAAGCCTTTAGCTTATAAAGCAAAAGGACAAAATGAATATGTATCTGCTTCAGTAGAAAATATACAAAGTGATACATACAAACTTTATCGTCCTTTTTATATATTTACAAAAAAGGAATTGAACTTGATGAAGGGACTAAGGCTTTCTTAG
- the pstC gene encoding phosphate ABC transporter permease subunit PstC — translation MNNNINKHIRNEIIDNIMKYVFFICSIFSVIVVFSICIFIFIYSLPIFKETGFLKFVFGMDWSPSSKHFGIFPMIVGSVYITILSTLLGGGFGFFTAVYISMFAPNKLKVILSQVIDLLAGIPSIVYGFFGMSVLVPFLKKISPNDIGEGVLASSIILAVMILPTITSITKYNLEAVYKYYYDGARALGNTHSQAVFGVIVKAAKSGIFSAIVLGMGRAIGETMAVMMVAGNAPFIPQDLFSYFRTMTINIALEMGYATGIHRSALIGTAFVLLLFILIINIILSLLKRNNLYFSFSFTSLFKKNKELKTDINNFSFKNYEMKMQTIKGDMLKYISIFATAVSTLFLIFIVVFILVRGLPHITLNLLFGKSNNSQMTLLPAIVSTSMMLFMSLIIAIPLGVFAAIYLTEYSKAKSKLISLIRIFTDSLSGIPSIVFGLFGMLVFANLLGIGRSILAGSLTLVLIILPSIIRQTEETLMSIPASLREGSLALGASKVRTIFQIVLPCGFSGIMTSVILSIGRIVGESAALIYTAGAVRYMPKGYLSSGSSFSVMMWMFSSEGLYINQTFATASILLIMIIVLNALLFFVNKKLKRIINFKTI, via the coding sequence TTGAATAACAATATTAATAAACATATACGAAATGAAATAATAGATAATATTATGAAATATGTATTTTTTATATGTTCTATATTTTCAGTTATAGTTGTATTTTCAATATGTATTTTTATATTTATCTATAGCCTTCCAATATTCAAAGAAACAGGATTTTTGAAATTTGTTTTCGGAATGGATTGGTCGCCTTCATCAAAACATTTTGGTATATTTCCAATGATAGTAGGCTCTGTATATATAACTATTCTCTCCACTCTATTAGGCGGAGGATTTGGTTTCTTTACAGCAGTTTATATATCAATGTTTGCACCAAATAAATTAAAAGTGATATTATCTCAGGTAATAGATTTGCTTGCAGGAATTCCATCAATAGTTTACGGCTTTTTTGGAATGTCTGTATTAGTACCATTTCTAAAAAAGATTTCTCCAAACGATATAGGCGAAGGAGTATTGGCTAGTTCTATAATACTTGCAGTGATGATACTTCCAACAATAACATCTATTACAAAATATAATTTAGAAGCAGTTTATAAATATTACTATGACGGTGCTAGAGCTTTAGGAAATACACATTCTCAAGCTGTCTTTGGTGTTATAGTAAAAGCTGCTAAGTCTGGTATATTTTCGGCTATAGTTCTAGGTATGGGAAGAGCTATAGGAGAAACTATGGCAGTTATGATGGTGGCTGGAAATGCTCCTTTTATACCTCAGGATTTATTCTCATATTTCAGAACTATGACTATTAATATAGCTTTAGAAATGGGATATGCTACAGGTATACATAGATCCGCATTGATTGGAACTGCTTTTGTATTACTTTTATTTATACTTATAATAAATATAATACTATCTCTTTTGAAAAGAAATAATTTATATTTTTCATTTTCATTTACTAGCCTTTTTAAAAAGAATAAAGAATTAAAAACTGATATTAATAACTTTTCTTTTAAAAATTACGAAATGAAAATGCAGACAATAAAGGGTGATATGCTAAAATATATTTCAATATTTGCAACTGCAGTATCAACTTTATTTTTAATATTTATAGTAGTATTTATACTTGTAAGAGGACTTCCTCATATAACATTAAATCTTTTGTTTGGAAAGAGTAATAATTCACAGATGACGCTTCTTCCTGCAATAGTTTCTACTTCTATGATGCTTTTTATGTCATTAATAATAGCAATTCCATTAGGTGTTTTTGCCGCTATTTATTTGACTGAATATTCAAAAGCAAAAAGCAAACTAATATCTTTAATAAGAATATTTACCGACAGTTTATCAGGAATTCCTTCAATAGTGTTCGGGCTTTTTGGTATGCTTGTATTTGCTAATTTATTGGGTATAGGAAGAAGTATATTAGCAGGTTCTTTAACATTAGTTTTAATAATACTGCCATCTATAATAAGGCAGACAGAAGAAACTTTGATGTCAATTCCTGCAAGTTTAAGAGAAGGAAGTTTAGCACTTGGAGCATCTAAAGTGAGGACTATATTTCAAATAGTTCTTCCATGCGGATTTTCAGGAATTATGACTTCTGTTATTTTAAGTATAGGAAGGATAGTAGGAGAAAGTGCCGCTTTGATATATACAGCTGGTGCAGTACGATATATGCCAAAAGGTTATTTGAGTTCAGGAAGTTCATTTTCAGTTATGATGTGGATGTTCTCAAGTGAGGGTTTATATATCAATCAAACTTTCGCTACAGCTAGTATATTACTTATTATGATTATAGTTCTTAATGCTTTATTATTCTTTGTAAATAAAAAGTTAAAAAGGATTATTAATTTTAAGACTATATAA
- the pstB gene encoding phosphate ABC transporter ATP-binding protein PstB, with amino-acid sequence MNNEINNELNFDFDTDKIIKVKDLDLYYESFQALKKINIDIDKNSVTAFIGPSGCGKSTLLKTFNRMNDLVPKCRVEGNIEIAGVDIYNKHINVSYLRKNVGMVFQKSNLFAMSVYDNIAYGPRTFGIKKKSQLDEIVEYSLTKAAIWDDIKDRLNKNALGLSGGQQQRLCIARALSVNPKILLMDEPTSALDPISTGKIEDLINELKNEYTIVIVTHNMQQAMRVSDKTAFFLFGEIVEYTDTEEIFSKPKDERTEKYITGRFG; translated from the coding sequence ATGAATAATGAAATAAATAATGAATTAAACTTTGATTTTGATACGGATAAGATTATTAAAGTTAAAGATTTAGATTTATATTATGAATCTTTTCAGGCTTTGAAAAAAATTAATATAGATATAGACAAAAACAGTGTAACAGCTTTTATAGGACCTTCAGGCTGCGGTAAATCTACTCTTTTAAAAACTTTCAATAGAATGAATGACTTAGTGCCAAAATGCAGAGTTGAAGGAAACATAGAAATAGCAGGAGTTGATATATACAATAAACATATAAATGTATCATACTTAAGAAAAAACGTAGGAATGGTATTTCAGAAATCAAATCTTTTTGCTATGAGCGTTTATGATAATATAGCTTATGGACCTAGAACATTCGGCATAAAAAAGAAATCTCAATTAGATGAAATAGTTGAATACAGTTTAACAAAGGCAGCTATTTGGGACGATATAAAAGACAGATTAAATAAAAATGCTTTAGGACTTTCAGGAGGTCAGCAGCAAAGATTATGCATTGCAAGAGCTTTATCTGTTAATCCAAAAATACTTCTTATGGACGAGCCTACAAGTGCATTAGACCCTATAAGTACAGGTAAAATAGAAGACCTTATAAATGAATTAAAAAATGAATATACTATAGTAATAGTAACTCATAATATGCAACAGGCTATGAGGGTATCAGATAAAACAGCTTTCTTCTTATTTGGTGAAATTGTAGAATACACTGATACAGAAGAAATATTCTCTAAACCTAAAGATGAAAGAACTGAAAAATATATTACAGGAAGATTCGGTTAA
- the phoU gene encoding phosphate signaling complex protein PhoU: MKKFEEELNKLIEHVTEAGDMILEALRNSTKALTNGDIELANQVIENDRNINRMSYKIESSSLKMLLLEHPVATDLRIVSSALKIATDLERIGDQAKDICDLLRFLLEGNIYKKNLDIIIEMSNIIEYMITNCLNAFKEKNAELSKNVIAKDDEVDKLFYKMRDSMVELIKSGAENADQAIYLMMIAKYFEKMGDHAENIAKWVYYYSTGERFK; the protein is encoded by the coding sequence ATGAAAAAATTTGAAGAAGAATTAAATAAATTGATAGAACATGTTACTGAAGCAGGTGACATGATATTAGAGGCTTTAAGAAATTCTACTAAAGCATTAACTAATGGAGATATTGAACTTGCAAATCAAGTAATAGAAAATGACAGAAACATAAATAGAATGTCATACAAAATAGAAAGCTCATCTTTGAAAATGCTTTTATTAGAACACCCTGTTGCTACAGATTTAAGAATAGTATCATCAGCATTAAAGATAGCTACAGATTTAGAGAGAATCGGAGATCAGGCTAAGGATATATGCGATTTACTTAGATTCTTATTGGAAGGAAATATATATAAAAAAAATCTTGATATTATAATAGAGATGTCAAACATAATAGAATATATGATAACTAATTGTCTAAATGCTTTCAAAGAAAAAAATGCTGAACTTTCAAAAAATGTTATAGCAAAAGATGATGAGGTTGACAAGCTATTCTATAAAATGCGTGATTCTATGGTAGAACTTATTAAAAGCGGTGCTGAAAATGCTGATCAGGCTATATACTTAATGATGATAGCTAAATATTTTGAGAAGATGGGAGATCATGCAGAAAATATAGCTAAATGGGTTTACTATTACAGTACAGGCGAAAGATTTAAATAA
- a CDS encoding ABC transporter ATP-binding protein, whose amino-acid sequence MLELKEVYKTFNRGTITEKKAIKGVNLKLNDGDFVTVIGGNGAGKSTLLNLIAGVYEVDYGTISVDGVDITDKKEYARAGLFGRVFQDPMVGTASNMGIEENLALAKRKGKRRTLRWGITKAEREEYVEKLKRLDLGLETRLQSKVGLLSGGQRQALTLLMATLKKPRLLLLDEHTAALDPKTAKRVLDLTEEIIREDKLTAFMVTHNIKDAIHYGNRLIMMNDGNIIYDVSGEEKKSLEIADLLKKFETADGSLSDKLLLS is encoded by the coding sequence ATGTTAGAATTAAAAGAAGTTTATAAAACATTTAATAGAGGCACTATCACAGAGAAAAAAGCCATTAAAGGTGTTAATCTTAAATTAAATGACGGAGATTTTGTAACAGTTATAGGAGGAAACGGAGCAGGAAAATCCACTCTTCTCAATTTAATTGCCGGAGTTTATGAAGTTGATTATGGTACAATATCAGTTGACGGAGTAGATATCACAGATAAGAAAGAGTATGCAAGGGCAGGACTTTTCGGCAGAGTTTTCCAAGATCCTATGGTTGGTACCGCTTCTAATATGGGTATAGAAGAGAATTTGGCACTTGCTAAAAGAAAAGGTAAAAGAAGAACTTTAAGATGGGGTATAACAAAAGCTGAAAGAGAAGAGTATGTTGAAAAATTAAAAAGGCTTGATTTAGGACTTGAAACAAGGCTTCAATCAAAAGTAGGGCTTTTATCAGGAGGACAAAGACAGGCATTAACTTTGCTTATGGCTACTCTTAAAAAACCAAGACTTTTATTATTAGATGAACATACTGCGGCACTTGACCCAAAAACAGCTAAAAGAGTATTAGATTTAACAGAAGAAATCATTAGAGAAGATAAACTCACAGCATTTATGGTTACTCATAATATTAAAGATGCTATTCATTACGGAAACAGACTTATAATGATGAATGATGGTAACATTATATATGATGTTTCAGGTGAAGAGAAAAAATCTTTAGAGATAGCTGACTTGCTCAAGAAATTTGAAACTGCTGACGGTTCTTTAAGCGATAAATTATTATTATCATAA
- a CDS encoding ABC transporter permease produces the protein MEGIFLAIEGAASQGIIWGIMTLGVYITFKVLDFPDLTVDGSFALGGAVSAILISNGMNPFITLFFAFLAGSLAGFVTGFLNTKLQIPGILAGILTMIALYSINIRVMGNRPNIPLLGMDTSLTIIQNMLSLSKVLSDLLVGFIFSVIIIALMYWFFGTEMGCAIRATGNNERMIRALGVDTNVMKIIGLMISNALVALSGALVTQSQGYADVGMGTGTIVIGLASVIIGEVVFGNRFSFWYKLASVVMGSIIYRIIIAIVLQLGLKATDLKLLTAIIVAIALSVPVINRKVTRVVGGKRK, from the coding sequence ATGGAAGGGATTTTTTTAGCAATAGAAGGTGCAGCATCTCAGGGGATCATTTGGGGAATAATGACTCTTGGGGTTTATATTACATTTAAGGTTTTGGATTTTCCGGATTTGACTGTTGATGGAAGTTTTGCTTTAGGCGGTGCAGTAAGTGCTATACTTATATCTAATGGTATGAATCCTTTTATAACTTTGTTTTTTGCTTTTTTGGCAGGTTCTTTGGCTGGATTTGTAACAGGCTTTTTAAATACTAAATTGCAGATACCTGGAATATTGGCTGGAATTCTTACAATGATTGCATTATATTCTATTAATATTAGAGTTATGGGCAACAGACCCAATATACCGCTTTTAGGAATGGATACTTCTTTAACTATTATTCAAAATATGCTTTCATTGAGTAAAGTATTATCAGATTTGCTTGTAGGATTTATATTCTCTGTAATAATAATAGCTTTGATGTATTGGTTTTTTGGTACAGAAATGGGTTGTGCTATAAGAGCTACAGGTAATAATGAGAGAATGATTAGGGCATTAGGCGTTGATACTAATGTTATGAAAATAATAGGACTTATGATATCAAATGCTTTGGTTGCTTTATCCGGTGCTTTGGTTACTCAAAGTCAGGGATATGCTGATGTAGGTATGGGAACTGGTACTATAGTTATAGGGCTTGCCTCTGTTATAATAGGGGAGGTTGTATTCGGTAATAGATTCTCATTTTGGTACAAATTGGCTTCTGTTGTAATGGGTTCTATAATATACAGAATAATAATAGCTATAGTTCTTCAATTGGGATTAAAGGCTACAGATTTAAAACTTCTTACTGCTATAATAGTTGCCATTGCTCTTTCAGTGCCTGTAATTAATAGAAAAGTTACAAGAGTAGTAGGCGGAAAAAGAAAATAA
- a CDS encoding ABC transporter substrate-binding protein — translation MKKYLYSLFIITSMIFISCSSGGSNSNAAGDKVLKIGILQLIEHDALDASYRGFVDGLKEAGYEDGKNIIIDYQNAQGEQANCVTIGQKFVNDKSDLILAIATPAAQAVANMTKDIPILVTAVTDPAAAKLVADNNAPGGNVSGTSDLTPVEAQIELLNEITPNLKTVGLLYCSSEQNSVFQMDIAKKKLDSMGIKYIDATVTSANEIQQVVQSVVGKVEAIYTPTDNMIAAGMATVALVAEPAKLPVVCGEGGMTMLGGTATYAISYYELGKLTATQAVAILKGEKKPATMPIETLKTFDLVVNTNMVNSIGITIPESLYNK, via the coding sequence ATGAAAAAATATCTATATTCTTTATTTATCATAACATCAATGATATTTATTTCCTGTTCTTCAGGAGGTTCTAATTCTAATGCAGCAGGAGATAAAGTATTAAAAATCGGAATACTTCAATTAATAGAACATGATGCATTAGACGCTTCATACAGAGGTTTTGTTGATGGACTTAAAGAAGCAGGATATGAAGATGGTAAAAATATTATTATAGATTATCAAAATGCTCAAGGCGAACAGGCTAACTGTGTAACTATAGGACAAAAGTTCGTTAATGATAAAAGTGATTTGATTTTGGCAATAGCAACACCAGCAGCTCAGGCAGTTGCAAATATGACAAAAGATATACCTATACTTGTTACAGCAGTTACAGATCCGGCAGCAGCAAAGCTCGTTGCTGATAATAATGCACCCGGAGGAAATGTTTCAGGTACTTCTGATTTAACACCTGTAGAAGCTCAAATAGAATTATTAAATGAAATTACTCCTAATTTAAAAACAGTAGGACTTTTATATTGTTCAAGCGAACAGAATTCTGTATTCCAAATGGATATAGCAAAAAAGAAATTAGATTCTATGGGAATAAAATATATAGATGCAACAGTAACATCTGCTAATGAAATACAGCAGGTTGTTCAAAGTGTAGTTGGAAAAGTTGAAGCTATTTATACGCCAACTGACAATATGATTGCAGCTGGTATGGCTACAGTTGCTTTAGTTGCTGAACCTGCTAAACTTCCTGTAGTTTGCGGCGAGGGCGGTATGACTATGCTTGGAGGTACTGCTACTTATGCTATAAGCTATTATGAACTTGGAAAATTGACAGCTACTCAGGCAGTTGCTATATTAAAAGGAGAAAAAAAGCCTGCAACTATGCCTATAGAAACATTAAAAACTTTTGATTTGGTAGTTAATACTAATATGGTTAATAGCATTGGAATAACAATACCAGAATCATTATATAATAAGTAA